In the genome of Caulobacter flavus, the window GCCCGTTTTTGCGCAGCAGCACGGCGCCCAAAGCTTGGGCGGCGCCCGTAAACCGGGCACGCCCCTCCCGCCACGGACGGTCTCAGAGCTTGTACTCGAGGGTGAACCACACCTTCTTGCGCGAGGCGGGCGGCGCCAGGGTACCGCTCGGCACGCTGTCGACCCGATCGAATCCCGCGTACTTCAGCTGAGCCGACAGCTTGGGGGCGATGGTCGCCGTCAGCTGGGCGTTCCACTCGTGGCCGAGATCGGCCCCCGTGCGGTCGTCGTCGAAGTCGTGGTAGCGGACCAGCAACTCGGGATTGGTAAAGCCGCGCGCCTTGATCTTCGGTTTGACCGTGACGGTGAAGTTCAGGTCGTCCAGGCCGTCGGCGAAGCTCTTGTTGCCGCCCAGCGAAGACCAGGCGTCGGCCCAGCCGTAGAAGCCGTGGGCCGCGCCCAGCGGCGCGCCGAAGCCGCGCGTGCCGTCGCCCTCCAGCATGTGGTAGCCGATCTGGGCCGTGTAGATGCCGCGCGTGGCCGCGAACTCGCCGCCCAGATAGTCGAGCTCGTAGTCGGCGGTGGCGCGGTGATAGTCGCTCTGACGGGCGAAGGCGCCGGAATAGGTCAGGGTGTAGGGCCCCGCCTTGGTCCTGCCCACGCCGCGCACGCCCTTGGTGATCGAGGTGTTCACCGGCGAGTCCGAGAAGTCGAGGGCGTAGACGAAGGCGGTGGCCTTCAGCGCCTCGGAGAAGGTCCAGGTGGCGTTGACGAAATGGCTGTCGCTGTCCCAGTCGCGCCGCTCGCCCAGCGCCCGGTTGACCCGGGTCACGTAGACGTAGGTCCCCCTGAAGCGGCTGAGCGTCAGGTCGGTGCGCAGGCCGTCATAGGTCTGCTCGTCCTGGCGCCAGGCGGCGGCCGCGACGAAGCGCTGGTCGTCGAACTGGATCTTCTGGCGGCCGGCGGTCAGTTGCAGCGCCTTGCTGGGCGTCCACTGCAACTGGGCGCGGTTCACCTCGGTGACGTTGGGATCGTTGATCGCCGGGTAGCGGGCCTTGTCGGCGCCGTTCAGCGGCGTGGAGACGCCCGGCGTGGTGATCGCGAAGTGCTCGGGCCCCACGCGGCGGACGTCGTCGAACTCGATCAGCGCCTTGACGTCATGCCAGCCGCCGGTCTCCCAACCGAAGCGCGTGCGCACCGTCGTGCCCTCGGCGTCGTTGCGCAGGGTGGCTGTCTTGGTCTGGTCGAAACGCTCGTAGCGGGCGCGGATCTCCAGCAGAGGCCTGCCGGCCTTCACCGCCTCCAGCAGCGACGCCTCCTGGGCGCTCGCGCCGCTCGACCACGCCAAGGCCATGAGGCCCACACACACAACATGCGACTTGTTCATGCGGCGGGGCTCTAGGGCCCAAGGGTTAACCCGCTACCACCACCGCGCCATCGAACAGCGTTGTATTTGCGCAGCCCGGCTAAGCTTCGGTCGGCACGGGGAAATTTCGCGGGTGCGACCGTTTGTCGCCCGCCCCGCGCGCGCCTCTACCTGTCGGCGATCAGGCCGTGCATGACCCCGTCCAGCGTGACCTGCATCAGCTCCTCGGCCGGGGCCCAGTTGCGGCTGGGCTTGGTGATGACCAGCGAGACGATGCCGTGACAGGCCGCCCACAGCACCTGGGCGGCGCTTTCGGCCGTGCCCGTCTTCAGGCGGCCGGCGGCGGCGATCTCGCGGATCGGGCCGCTGAACTCGTCGAAGCAGCGGTCGCCGAGATCGGACACCGCCTGCTGCTTCTCGACCGAGATCGCCTCGTTCGAGCCGCAGAACACCAGCTGGTAGGTGTTGGGGTTCTCGAACGCGAAGCGCATGTAGGCGTCGAGCATCCGTCGCACCTTCTCCACCGCGTCGATCGGCTCCTGCGACAGGGCGACATTGATCGACAGCAGCTGCTCGATGGCCTCCTTGCCGATCTCGAGCAGGATCTGGTCCTTGTCGCGGAAATGCATGTAGAGCGCGGTCGAGGACACGCCCACGGCGTCGGCGATCTTGCGGATCGTCGCCCCGGCGTAGCCCTCGGCGATGAAGATCTTCTCGGCGGCGGCCAGGATTTCGCCCCGGCGCATGTGGCCGTCGCCCTTGGGCTTGCGGGCGGACCTGGGCGGCTTCTTCAACGCGACGGTCACGATACGGTACTTCCTCCCTCTTCCCCGACCTGACACTAAACGGGAATCACCCAGGGCCGACAAGCGTAACGCCGGTTTTACGTAGAACGCGTATTTTTCCGTTTGACACTTTATAGTTGAATTTATCGAGTCGCTCCCGCCGACAAGGCTAAGCTGGGGGGCGACATGGCGCGTGAGGAACGGCGGCTGCACGTCGATGGGCTGGACCATGCCGTCCTGCCCGATCCGCCACTGGTCGCGCCGGTTCCGCCCGCCGACGGCGCGCATCGGCGACTGAGCCCCGCGCAGGGCTTTCTCCTGGTCGCGTTGCTGCTCGGACTGACGGCGGGTCTGGCGACGGCGCCCGGCGCGACGCTGGCCGCCCTCAAGTGGACGGGTCTCGCGCTGTTCGCCCTTCTGGCCACCCTGCGGCTGGTCGCGGCCCTGACGCCTCGGCGCGTCGTCGCCGCGCCCGCCCTGCCCGACGACGCCTTGCCCACCTACACGGTGCTGGCGCCGCTCTACAAGGAAGCGTCGGTGGCGGCCGAACTGGTCGCCAATCTCGGCCGGCTGGACTATCCGCGCGATCGCCTGCAGGTGCTGGTGGTGCTGGAAGCCGACGACGGCGAGACCATTTCGGCCTTCCACGCCCTGGACCTGCCCGCCTTCATCCAGGTGCTGATCGTGCCGCCGGGCGGCCCCAAGACCAAGCCCCGCGCCTGCAACCACGCCCTGGAACGGGCGCGGGGCGAGCTGCTGGTGATCTACGACGCCGAGGACGCGCCCGATCCGCTGCAGTTGCGCGAGGCGGCCGCCCGCTTCGCCGCCGGCCCGGCGGAGCTGGCCTGCCTGCAGGCGCCGCTGCGGATCGAGATCCCCACGATCGCCGGCTTCCTGCCCCGCCAGTTCCAGCAGGAGTACGCGGCGCACTTCGAGGTGCTGCTGCCGGCGCTGGCCCGCTGGCGGCTGGCCTTTCCGCTGGGCGGCACCAGCAACCATTTCGCGGTGGGGCCCCTGCGCGCGGTCGGCGGCTGGGACGCCTTCAACGTCACCGAGGACGCCGACGTAGGCTTTCGCCTGGCGGCCGCCGGCTATGCTCTGGACGTCGTCGACCCGCCGACCCTGGAAACGGCCCCGACCACCTGGAAGGCCTGGCGGCCGCAGCGGGCGCGGTGGATCAAGGGTCATCTTGCGACGCTGCTGGTGCACCTGCGCGGCCCGGCCGCCCGACGACCACGCGTGGCCCTGGCTTTGTTCCTGACCCTCTTTCTCTCGCTGGCCTCGACGCATCTGCACGCCCCGATCTTCGCCGGGGCCGTGCTGCTGGTCCTGGTCGACCTCGCGCCAGACGGCCACGCCGTGATCGACCAGGCGGGCCTTGCGCTTCTCGTCTACGCCTGGAGCGGCTCGGCCATCGCCGCGAGCGTCGGCCGAAGGCGCGCCGGCGGCACGGCCAGGTGGCTCGACCTCCTGGGTCTGCCCGCGATCTGGCTCGCCCAGGGCTGGGCCGGATGCCACGCGCTGTGGCAGTTCGTGCGCCGTCCGCACCACTGGGACAAGACCCCGCACGCGCCTCGGGCTGGACGACGCTTGGCCTGAGCGCGTATGGCGTGGCCATGCACCCGACCATCGCCGCCTCTCCTCTCGTCATGCGCACCACCGGCTGGGCCGACTACGCCCTGCTCGACAGCGGGCGCGGCAAGAAGCTGGAACGCTACGGCCGCTACACCGTCGTTCGCCCCGAGCCGCAGTGCTTCTGGGAGCCGCGCCTGCCGGCCAGCGCCTGGGACGAGGCCGACGCCGTGTTCGATCCCTCCGACGAGGACGAAGCCGGCCGCTGGCGCTTCCGCGGCAAGCCGATCGAGAAGTTCGACCTGGCCTGGGGCGAGGCGAAGTTCCATGGCCAGTTCACGCCGTTCCGCCACCTGGCCTTCTTCCCCGAGCAGGCCGCCAACTGGGCCTGGCAGGACGAACGCGTGCGCGCCTTCATCAAGGCTCGCGGCCGCCAGCCCAAGATCCTGAACCTGTTCGGCTATACCGGCGTGGCCAGCCTGGTCTGCGCCGCCGCCGGCGCCCACGTCACCCATGTCGACGCCTCGAAGAAGTCGGTCGGCTTCGCGCGCGAGAACGCCGCCTTCGCGGGCCTGGCCGAAAAGCCGATCCGCTGGATCGTCGAGGACGCCCGCCGCTTCGTCGCCCGCGAGG includes:
- a CDS encoding alginate export family protein, which produces MNKSHVVCVGLMALAWSSGASAQEASLLEAVKAGRPLLEIRARYERFDQTKTATLRNDAEGTTVRTRFGWETGGWHDVKALIEFDDVRRVGPEHFAITTPGVSTPLNGADKARYPAINDPNVTEVNRAQLQWTPSKALQLTAGRQKIQFDDQRFVAAAAWRQDEQTYDGLRTDLTLSRFRGTYVYVTRVNRALGERRDWDSDSHFVNATWTFSEALKATAFVYALDFSDSPVNTSITKGVRGVGRTKAGPYTLTYSGAFARQSDYHRATADYELDYLGGEFAATRGIYTAQIGYHMLEGDGTRGFGAPLGAAHGFYGWADAWSSLGGNKSFADGLDDLNFTVTVKPKIKARGFTNPELLVRYHDFDDDRTGADLGHEWNAQLTATIAPKLSAQLKYAGFDRVDSVPSGTLAPPASRKKVWFTLEYKL
- a CDS encoding TetR/AcrR family transcriptional regulator, whose translation is MTVALKKPPRSARKPKGDGHMRRGEILAAAEKIFIAEGYAGATIRKIADAVGVSSTALYMHFRDKDQILLEIGKEAIEQLLSINVALSQEPIDAVEKVRRMLDAYMRFAFENPNTYQLVFCGSNEAISVEKQQAVSDLGDRCFDEFSGPIREIAAAGRLKTGTAESAAQVLWAACHGIVSLVITKPSRNWAPAEELMQVTLDGVMHGLIADR
- a CDS encoding glycosyltransferase, whose amino-acid sequence is MAREERRLHVDGLDHAVLPDPPLVAPVPPADGAHRRLSPAQGFLLVALLLGLTAGLATAPGATLAALKWTGLALFALLATLRLVAALTPRRVVAAPALPDDALPTYTVLAPLYKEASVAAELVANLGRLDYPRDRLQVLVVLEADDGETISAFHALDLPAFIQVLIVPPGGPKTKPRACNHALERARGELLVIYDAEDAPDPLQLREAAARFAAGPAELACLQAPLRIEIPTIAGFLPRQFQQEYAAHFEVLLPALARWRLAFPLGGTSNHFAVGPLRAVGGWDAFNVTEDADVGFRLAAAGYALDVVDPPTLETAPTTWKAWRPQRARWIKGHLATLLVHLRGPAARRPRVALALFLTLFLSLASTHLHAPIFAGAVLLVLVDLAPDGHAVIDQAGLALLVYAWSGSAIAASVGRRRAGGTARWLDLLGLPAIWLAQGWAGCHALWQFVRRPHHWDKTPHAPRAGRRLA
- a CDS encoding class I SAM-dependent methyltransferase; the encoded protein is MHPTIAASPLVMRTTGWADYALLDSGRGKKLERYGRYTVVRPEPQCFWEPRLPASAWDEADAVFDPSDEDEAGRWRFRGKPIEKFDLAWGEAKFHGQFTPFRHLAFFPEQAANWAWQDERVRAFIKARGRQPKILNLFGYTGVASLVCAAAGAHVTHVDASKKSVGFARENAAFAGLAEKPIRWIVEDARRFVAREVRRGNVYDGVILDPPKFGRGPDGEVWRLFEDLPALAADCAQLLAEDADFLLMNAYAARVSGAAMSGLLAQALDGRAGVIDWGELSLVEDRGDRQIGLSFFARWSSEA